The proteins below come from a single bacterium genomic window:
- the rpsC gene encoding 30S ribosomal protein S3, whose amino-acid sequence MGQKVHPIGFRIGVIREPESKWYASDKEFAGLLIQDAKIRKFVKKTLYAAGISKVEIERAANKVKVTVYTAKPGIIIGRGGKGVDDLRGEIEKIAGGKMVHVNVQEIRNPEIEAQLVAESIAQQIEKRISYKRANKQAVLRSMRMGAKGIRIRVAGRLGGSEMARVDGDKSGKVPLHTLRADIDYGFTEAKTTYGHIGVKVWIYRGDILPGSRRPEPSEEEIMAARRPRRPRGERSERGERSDRGGRGGRGGGRGGRGGGERRS is encoded by the coding sequence TTGGGACAGAAAGTTCATCCAATAGGTTTTAGAATCGGAGTAATCCGGGAGCCTGAGAGCAAATGGTATGCCTCAGACAAAGAATTTGCTGGGCTCCTGATACAGGATGCCAAGATTCGCAAGTTCGTGAAAAAGACTCTCTATGCTGCGGGTATTTCCAAGGTAGAGATCGAGAGAGCTGCAAACAAGGTCAAGGTCACCGTGTACACAGCAAAGCCGGGCATTATTATCGGCAGAGGCGGCAAAGGCGTTGACGACCTGCGCGGCGAGATCGAAAAAATCGCCGGCGGCAAGATGGTCCATGTCAATGTGCAGGAGATCAGGAACCCGGAGATCGAGGCGCAGCTTGTAGCCGAGTCAATTGCTCAGCAGATAGAGAAGCGTATTTCCTATAAGCGTGCAAACAAGCAGGCTGTACTGCGCTCAATGAGAATGGGAGCCAAGGGTATCCGCATTCGCGTTGCAGGGCGGCTTGGCGGTTCTGAAATGGCGCGTGTTGACGGTGATAAGTCCGGCAAGGTTCCGCTTCACACTCTAAGAGCCGACATCGACTACGGTTTCACCGAAGCGAAGACGACCTACGGTCACATCGGCGTCAAGGTATGGATATACCGTGGTGACATATTGCCTGGCTCAAGGCGTCCTGAACCGAGTGAGGAAGAGATTATGGCCGCAAGAAGACCGCGTCGCCCAAGAGGCGAGCGATCTGAGCGCGGAGAGCGATCTGACCGTGGTGGACGCGGTGGTCGTGGTGGCGGACGTGGTGGTCGCGGCGGCGGCGAGAGGAGAAGTTAA
- the rpsS gene encoding 30S ribosomal protein S19, with amino-acid sequence MGRSLKKGPYADPKLLKKIEDMNARGEKKIIQSWSRRSTIFPLMIGHTIAVHDGRKHIPVFVTENMVGHKLGEFAPTRLYRGHGHHTERSTALK; translated from the coding sequence GTGGGACGCTCACTGAAAAAGGGACCGTATGCGGACCCGAAACTCCTTAAAAAAATTGAAGATATGAACGCCAGGGGCGAAAAGAAGATCATTCAGAGTTGGTCACGCCGTTCGACGATCTTCCCGCTGATGATCGGGCACACAATTGCTGTGCACGACGGCAGGAAGCATATTCCAGTGTTCGTCACCGAGAATATGGTTGGGCACAAGCTGGGCGAGTTCGCCCCGACCAGACTCTACCGAGGGCACGGCCATCACACCGAGCGCTCGACAGCCCTTAAGTAA
- the rplV gene encoding 50S ribosomal protein L22, protein MQAIAKARFVRTSPRKARLVIDEIRGKDVKQALGILQFTPNFAARLIEKVLKSAVANAENNHHMDGENLKVSLAMVDGGPLMKRLRYAPQGRGYRMVKRLSHITIGVEETEAKPKKKRKEVARTAKPGTKAPKAAAPKTTTKRAPKKSEEPADVEKEEVVKAEQVEQVEKKAPKTTAKRAPKAKASAKTPAPETTKTETAQSEGEQDAKGGE, encoded by the coding sequence ATGCAGGCAATAGCGAAGGCGCGTTTTGTGCGCACCTCGCCGCGGAAGGCCCGCCTTGTTATAGATGAAATACGAGGCAAGGATGTCAAGCAGGCACTGGGAATTTTGCAGTTCACGCCGAATTTTGCGGCGCGACTGATCGAAAAAGTTCTCAAGTCGGCTGTGGCCAATGCGGAGAACAATCACCATATGGATGGTGAAAACCTGAAGGTTTCACTCGCAATGGTAGACGGCGGACCTCTGATGAAGAGGCTGCGCTACGCGCCTCAGGGACGCGGCTACCGGATGGTCAAGAGACTTTCTCATATAACCATAGGTGTCGAGGAGACGGAGGCGAAGCCGAAGAAGAAGCGCAAGGAAGTAGCACGGACGGCGAAGCCGGGTACAAAGGCTCCTAAGGCTGCGGCTCCAAAGACGACAACAAAGCGTGCTCCGAAAAAGAGTGAGGAGCCTGCTGATGTTGAAAAGGAAGAAGTGGTCAAGGCTGAGCAGGTAGAGCAGGTCGAAAAGAAGGCTCCAAAGACGACAGCAAAGCGTGCTCCGAAGGCCAAGGCGTCCGCAAAGACACCGGCACCTGAAACAACAAAGACGGAAACGGCACAATCCGAAGGCGAGCAAGACGCCAAAGGAGGCGAGTAG
- the rplB gene encoding 50S ribosomal protein L2, whose product MAVKEFKPTSPARRYYTVSSFEEITKSTPEKSLLRPIKRTGGRNNQGTLTMRHQGGGHKRQYRVIDFKRDKIGVPGKVAGIEYDPNRSARIALINYADGEKRYILWPLGLGVGDRVIADETADIRPGNCIPLANIPLGTIVHNIELKVGKGGQIVRSAGGGAQLMAKEGKYANLRLPSGEMRNVPIMCKATIGQLGNVEHENISIGKAGRSRWKGIRPTVRGVVMNPRDHAHGGGEGKSPVGRKTPVSKWGKPAHGTKTRGKKLSDAMIVRRRNAK is encoded by the coding sequence ATGGCAGTCAAAGAATTCAAGCCTACCTCGCCCGCACGGCGTTATTATACGGTTTCCTCGTTTGAGGAGATCACGAAGTCAACGCCTGAAAAGAGCTTGCTCAGGCCGATAAAGCGGACCGGGGGACGCAACAACCAGGGCACGTTGACAATGCGCCATCAGGGCGGTGGTCACAAGAGGCAGTATAGAGTAATAGATTTCAAGCGCGACAAGATCGGTGTGCCGGGCAAGGTTGCCGGCATCGAGTATGACCCGAACCGCTCTGCTCGTATAGCACTTATTAACTATGCCGATGGCGAGAAGAGGTATATCCTCTGGCCGCTTGGTCTAGGTGTTGGTGACCGAGTTATAGCTGACGAGACGGCTGACATTAGACCGGGCAACTGCATTCCGCTTGCAAATATACCGCTTGGAACAATCGTTCATAATATCGAGCTTAAGGTCGGCAAGGGCGGCCAGATTGTTCGCAGTGCAGGTGGCGGGGCTCAGCTTATGGCAAAGGAAGGCAAGTATGCCAACCTAAGGCTTCCATCGGGTGAGATGCGCAATGTGCCGATCATGTGCAAAGCCACAATCGGGCAGCTTGGCAATGTCGAGCATGAGAACATTTCCATCGGCAAGGCCGGCAGGTCGCGATGGAAAGGTATCAGACCGACTGTCCGCGGAGTTGTTATGAACCCGAGAGACCATGCTCATGGCGGTGGTGAGGGTAAGTCACCTGTCGGACGCAAGACACCTGTCTCGAAGTGGGGCAAGCCCGCGCATGGGACCAAGACGCGCGGCAAGAAGCTTTCTGATGCAATGATCGTCAGAAGAAGAAACGCAAAGTAG
- the rpmC gene encoding 50S ribosomal protein L29, which translates to MRQSELRSKVKQSSDTELETMLAQERENLYKMRQQIALKQLDNPHAIGIARKNVARILGELKTREIKAGK; encoded by the coding sequence GTGAGACAGTCTGAGCTTCGCAGCAAGGTAAAGCAGTCTAGTGATACAGAGCTGGAGACGATGCTCGCACAGGAGCGTGAGAACCTGTACAAAATGAGGCAGCAGATCGCCTTGAAGCAGTTGGACAATCCTCACGCCATAGGTATTGCACGAAAAAACGTGGCACGAATACTCGGCGAGCTCAAGACCCGCGAGATTAAGGCAGGCAAGTGA
- the rplN gene encoding 50S ribosomal protein L14, with the protein MIQPYTRLRAADNSGAREILCVRVLKGSNGHYAGVGDIIIGAVKQATPGATVKKSEVVRCVVVRTKNDIQRPDGSILRFDDNAAVVINNTNEPRGTRIFGPVARELRDKGFMRIISLAPEVI; encoded by the coding sequence ATGATACAGCCCTATACGCGATTGAGAGCTGCTGATAACTCAGGCGCACGTGAGATTCTATGCGTTAGAGTGCTCAAGGGATCGAACGGACACTATGCGGGTGTCGGCGACATAATCATCGGCGCTGTAAAGCAGGCGACTCCTGGAGCGACCGTAAAGAAGAGTGAAGTCGTTCGATGCGTAGTTGTGCGCACGAAGAACGACATTCAGCGTCCGGATGGCTCGATCCTTCGCTTTGACGATAATGCAGCCGTGGTAATCAACAATACAAACGAACCGCGAGGGACCCGAATTTTCGGTCCTGTAGCCCGCGAGTTAAGAGACAAAGGGTTTATGCGAATCATATCGCTAGCGCCCGAAGTTATTTAA
- the rplX gene encoding 50S ribosomal protein L24 — MKKKKPVYEAKMRLKKGDEVIVLSGKDKGKRGKVQQTVPEQGKVIVEGINMVTRHQKARGQSSRAIVKQQMGEVQMPLGVPVSKVMLICPNCNKETRSASTKASDGAPARKCRKCGTVIES, encoded by the coding sequence ATGAAAAAGAAGAAACCGGTATACGAAGCAAAAATGAGGCTGAAGAAGGGCGATGAAGTAATCGTTCTTTCAGGCAAGGATAAAGGCAAGCGCGGCAAGGTGCAGCAGACCGTACCCGAACAGGGCAAGGTAATTGTCGAGGGAATCAACATGGTAACGCGCCACCAGAAAGCTCGCGGACAATCGTCTCGTGCAATTGTTAAGCAGCAGATGGGTGAAGTGCAGATGCCGCTCGGTGTTCCTGTAAGCAAGGTGATGCTGATATGCCCGAACTGCAACAAAGAGACCAGGTCTGCCAGCACAAAGGCATCTGATGGCGCACCGGCTCGCAAGTGCCGGAAATGCGGCACCGTGATCGAGAGTTAG
- the rpsQ gene encoding 30S ribosomal protein S17: MMDRSRRKVRSGRVISDKMDKTVVVAIETLVRHPLYGRIVRRTTKFKAHDEANECGIGDTVEIMETRPLSKDKCWRVARVVEKAK, from the coding sequence GTGATGGACAGAAGCAGACGAAAAGTCCGAAGTGGACGTGTAATAAGCGACAAGATGGACAAGACGGTTGTGGTTGCCATCGAGACCCTGGTCAGGCATCCGCTCTACGGCAGGATCGTGCGCAGGACCACAAAGTTCAAGGCTCACGATGAAGCGAATGAGTGCGGCATTGGCGATACGGTCGAGATTATGGAAACCAGGCCGCTTTCCAAGGACAAGTGCTGGCGGGTCGCCCGCGTTGTCGAAAAGGCGAAATAG
- the rplP gene encoding 50S ribosomal protein L16: MLMPKRPRYRKVMRGSRAGKANKGNKVDFGEYGLQALEAAWITANQIEAARVAITRHVKRGGQVWIRIFPDKPITRKPAETRMGSGKGNPEGWVAVVKPGRMLFEMAGVDEGLAKEAMRLASHKLPIATRFVTKKEQSEISETV, encoded by the coding sequence ATGCTAATGCCCAAGAGACCAAGATATCGCAAAGTAATGCGCGGTTCGCGTGCCGGTAAGGCTAATAAAGGAAATAAAGTCGATTTTGGCGAGTATGGACTTCAGGCGCTTGAGGCGGCCTGGATAACAGCCAATCAGATCGAAGCGGCCAGAGTTGCAATCACTAGACACGTCAAGAGAGGCGGGCAGGTGTGGATTCGCATCTTCCCAGACAAGCCTATCACCAGAAAGCCTGCTGAGACCCGTATGGGAAGCGGCAAGGGAAACCCTGAAGGTTGGGTGGCTGTTGTCAAGCCCGGAAGAATGCTTTTCGAGATGGCTGGTGTTGACGAAGGCCTGGCAAAAGAGGCTATGAGACTTGCTTCTCACAAGCTGCCTATTGCGACCAGGTTTGTGACCAAGAAAGAGCAGAGTGAAATCAGTGAGACAGTCTGA
- the rplE gene encoding 50S ribosomal protein L5, which produces MPRMKDKYKSEVLPSLMKTFSYKNVMQAPRLTKVVVNMGVGQATQDAKLLDGAINDMTLITGQKPAVTRATKSISNFKVREGMRVGCKVTLRGAMMFEFLDRLFNIVLPRVRDFGGVPADSFDGRGNFAMGLKEQLVFPEIDYDKIDRTRGMNIVIATTAKTDEEGRALLKALGLPFREA; this is translated from the coding sequence ATGCCGAGAATGAAGGACAAATATAAGAGCGAGGTTCTGCCGAGCCTGATGAAGACGTTCAGCTACAAAAACGTAATGCAGGCGCCAAGGCTGACCAAAGTAGTCGTGAATATGGGCGTAGGGCAGGCGACTCAAGACGCCAAGCTCCTGGACGGCGCAATCAATGATATGACATTGATCACCGGCCAGAAGCCGGCTGTGACTCGCGCCACGAAATCGATCTCTAACTTCAAGGTCAGAGAGGGGATGCGTGTCGGCTGCAAGGTCACACTTCGCGGAGCCATGATGTTCGAGTTTCTGGACAGGCTGTTCAACATAGTGCTTCCGAGAGTCCGTGACTTTGGTGGAGTCCCCGCCGATTCGTTCGATGGGCGAGGTAACTTTGCCATGGGTCTCAAAGAGCAGCTCGTTTTTCCTGAGATCGACTATGATAAGATCGACCGCACGCGCGGTATGAATATCGTTATTGCCACTACGGCGAAGACCGACGAGGAGGGCAGAGCCTTGCTGAAGGCGTTGGGTCTGCCGTTCAGAGAGGCTTAG